The following coding sequences are from one Primulina eburnea isolate SZY01 chromosome 15, ASM2296580v1, whole genome shotgun sequence window:
- the LOC140815369 gene encoding pectinesterase-like — MKMGSDSGSKKKVAVAGVASILLVAAVVAVTVGVSKNGGSGSNESSTTNTPTISTSSKAAQAICSPTDYKEACEESLAGANTTDPKELIKLAFNAAVENIGDALKNSTLLKDAATDERTKGALETCEELLNTSIDDLKRSLDKFGEFDVSNLDEYMKDVRTWLSGAITYQETCIDAFENTTGDTGEKMKQLLKTASELSSNGLAMVTDFSSILSSLQLGNIGSSRRLLEANDTPSFFDTKARRLLSVTPTSLKPNAVVAQDGSGQFKTIGAAISSVPKKNNQTFVIFVKAGLYKETVIIPKKVNNIVLIGEGPDKTRITGNKNFADGTQTFHSATLAVNGDGFIAKDIAIENTAGAEKHQAVAVRVSGDKSIFYNVHMDGFQDTLYAHAYRQYYSDCVISGTIDFIFGDAMSIFQNTRMVVRKPLENQACMVTAQGRKDPRGVGAIVLQNCDIVAEPAFTATKPALEAYLGRPWKEYSRTIIMQSNIDGFISPEGWSPWAGTFALDTLYYGEYQNRGPGSNQAGRVHWKGIKKISPQIAESFTGGKMYTDDVWVKSSGVPYVPTIMKV, encoded by the exons ATGAAAATGGGATCCGACTCAGGAAGCAAGAAGAAGGTCGCCGTGGCTGGCGTCGCCTCCATCCTCTTGGTGGCAGCCGTGGTTGCCGTTACTGTGGGCGTCTCGAAGAACGGAGGCAGTGGCTCTAATGAGTCTTCCACCACCAACACGCCTACCATCAGCACCTCCAGCAAGGCGGCGCAGGCGATCTGCTCCCCCACAGATTACAAAGAAGCCTGCGAAGAATCTCTGGCTGGGGCCAACACCACTGATCCCAAGGAGCTGATCAAGCTGGCATTCAATGCTGCCGTCGAGAACATAGGCGATGCCCTCAAAAACTCGACGCTGCTCAAGGATGCAGCTACCGATGAGAGGACCAAAGGGGCGTTGGAAACCTGCGAGGAGTTGCTCAACACCTCCATTGATGATCTGAAAAGGTCGTTAGACAAGTTTGGGGAGTTTGATGTGAGTAATTTGGATGAATATATGAAGGATGTTAGGACGTGGCTTAGCGGAGCCATTACTTATCAGGAGACCTGCATTGATGCATTTGAGAACACCACAG GTGACACCGGGGAGAAGATGAAGCAGCTGTTGAAAACCGCATCGGAGCTATCAAGCAATGGCCTCGCCATGGTCACTGATTTCTCCTCCATTTTGTCGTCGTTGCAGCTTGGAAACATCGGCAGCAGCCGCCGGCTACTCGAAGCCAACGACACTCCTTCGTTTTTTGACACCAAGGCACGGAGGCTTCTCTCGGTCACGCCCACATCATTGAAGCCCAACGCTGTGGTGGCGCAAGACGGAAGCGGTCAATTCAAGACCATCGGTGCTGCCATCTCTTCTGTCCCCAAGAAAAATAATCAAACATTCGTCATATTTGTCAAGGCTGGTTTGTACAAGGAGACTGTTATAATCCCAAAGAAGGTAAACAACATTGTGTTGATCGGAGAAGGGCCGGACAAGACTAGAATCACCGGAAACAAGAACTTTGCCGACGGCACTCAGACCTTCCACTCTGCCACTCTTG CCGTGAACGGAGATGGTTTCATCGCCAAGGACATCGCCATTGAGAACACCGCCGGTGCAGAAAAGCACCAGGCTGTGGCTGTCCGTGTCTCAGGTGACAAATCCATCTTCTACAATGTCCACATGGACGGATTCCAAGACACCCTCTACGCCCACGCCTACCGCCAGTACTACAGCGACTGCGTCATCTCCGGCACCATCGACTTCATCTTCGGAGACGCCATGTCCATCTTCCAGAACACGCGCATGGTCGTCCGCAAGCCTTTGGAAAACCAGGCTTGCATGGTCACCGCCCAGGGCCGCAAAGACCCACGCGGAGTCGGCGCCATAGTCCTCCAGAACTGCGATATCGTAGCAGAACCCGCATTCACCGCCACAAAACCTGCACTGGAAGCATACCTTGGACGGCCATGGAAGGAGTACTCCAGGACCATTATCATGCAATCCAACATAGACGGGTTCATTTCACCAGAAGGATGGTCTCCATGGGCGGGAACCTTCGCACTGGATACTCTTTACTATGGGGAGTACCAGAATCGTGGACCGGGGTCGAATCAGGCGGGTCGGGTTCACTGGAAAGGCATCAAGAAGATTTCCCCACAGATTGCTGAAAGCTTCACTGGAGGGAAAATGTATACAGATGATGTCTGGGTGAAGAGCTCGGGGGTGCCATATGTTCCAACCATCATGAAAGTGTaa